A stretch of Porites lutea chromosome 5, jaPorLute2.1, whole genome shotgun sequence DNA encodes these proteins:
- the LOC140938546 gene encoding beta-1,3-galactosyltransferase 4-like, with protein MMFFWLKKLIVVFSLFIAAVFLCELLISFPSTSSYTKKLFQGLSTRENHPFRSTTDAIEVVQEPDEQLVIFITSAPFQTERRLSIRQTWLSLLVNNTIARGRSSIRIIKNPSNSSNNLVIHYWFVCGHDTKVEVESAVQNESAVYGDILRLNYTETYSLLAFKTMSSLWLASTMDVQFIVKVDDDVYLHVPKMIWWLKTSSLPEKLYAGAVQGGVELKVVRDPTHKWFVSEQFLNDSWFPPYCNGPFYILSKSALLELLKVSSNEGLSTPFPLEDAYIGILAKRVGITPLQLNGKHVLIAGPWVGIRLEDKKLNDFFALGHGLSIERMFKLHARFANMNLIQL; from the coding sequence ATGATGTTCTTCTGGTTAAAGAAACTAATCGTGGTATTTTCTTTGTTCATTGCTGCGGTCTTCCTCTGTGAGTTACTGATCTCTTTCCCGAGCACATCTTCCTATACTAAGAAGCTATTTCAGGGACTTTCGACGAGAGAAAATCATCCTTTTCGATCTACAACAGATGCAATCGAAGTTGTCCAGGAGCCTGATGAGCAATTAGTAATATTCATTACAAGTGCACCCTTTCAAACTGAAAGAAGACTATCCATACGACAAACATGGCTGTCTCTCTTGGTTAATAACACCATTGCGCGAGGACGATCATCCATACGAATAATAAAAAACCCGTCTAACTCATCTAATAACTTGGTTATCCACTACTGGTTTGTTTGCGGACATGACACAAAAGTGGAGGTTGAATCCGCCGTGCAGAATGAAAGCGCCGTTTACGGGGATATCTTAAGGCTGAACTACACCGAAACATATTCACTGCTTGCCTTTAAGACTATGAGCTCTCTGTGGCTTGCTTCTACCATGGACGTTCAGTTTATCGTCAAAGTGGACGATGACGTATATTTGCACGTTCCTAAGATGATTTGGTGGCTGAAAACGTCTTCTTTACCTGAGAAGCTATATGCTGGCGCCGTGCAGGGCGGGGTTGAATTAAAAGTTGTTAGAGATCCAACGCATAAATGGTTCGTTAGTGAACAATTTCTTAACGACTCTTGGTTCCCTCCATACTGTAACGGGCCCTTTTATATTTTATCTAAAAGCGCTCTTCTCGAATTACTTAAGGTGTCCTCAAATGAAGGCCTGTCGACACCTTTTCCTTTAGAAGACGCCTATATAGGAATATTAGCAAAAAGAGTTGGAATCACGCCCTTACAGCTTAACGGAAAACATGTCCTCATTGCCGGGCCATGGGTGGGAATTCGTTTGGAAGATAAAAAACTTAACGATTTTTTCGCATTGGGACATGGGTTGTCCATTGAACGAATGTTCAAACTTCATGCAAGATTCGCTAACATGAACTTAATTCAACTGTAA